A section of the Candidatus Nanopelagicales bacterium genome encodes:
- a CDS encoding LCP family protein: MPVNRERQATHRRLAKTIVTVVSVALLGLSLTGWAASQRYLSNLAQVDVFGGLGGGPGWGEPVNILVVGSDDRSGLSRNQRSKLHTGQEDFGRHTDTILLVHLSADLSNASVVSIPRDSLVTIPSHTSSEGEPVPEHKGKVNSAFSTGGPSVTVKTVQAATGVTINHYVEVNFSGFLKMVDAVGGVDVCLKKPLVDQLAGLDLPAGNQTIRGRQALGYVRARHIDNDFGRVQRQQTFIAAILQKLTQAGTLLNPVAMNSFVDAAVSSVTTDENLSVDVVAALAARMADVDLSAIKFTTVPVSDGNHFFDGESTVLWDAPAAKKMFDALAADQPLPEPPKPAVVEVAPGEITVTLAGAAGARYKQAVSDLTKAGFDVSQAGSGQAVKQTTIRYDPQWQRSLHTLKAAFPNAKFISAPGTGGTFTVLVGDDYSGIAPVRAAATSVENTVRTARDSICS, encoded by the coding sequence GTGCCCGTCAACCGTGAGCGACAGGCCACGCACAGGCGCTTGGCCAAGACCATCGTCACCGTTGTATCCGTGGCCCTTCTCGGCCTGAGCTTGACAGGCTGGGCCGCCAGCCAGCGCTACTTGTCCAACCTCGCGCAGGTAGACGTGTTCGGCGGCCTCGGCGGCGGACCGGGCTGGGGCGAACCTGTGAATATCCTGGTGGTCGGGTCGGACGACCGCTCCGGCCTGTCACGCAACCAGCGCTCGAAGCTTCACACGGGGCAAGAGGACTTCGGACGACACACCGACACGATCTTGCTGGTTCACCTGAGCGCGGACCTGAGCAACGCGAGTGTCGTGAGCATCCCCCGCGACTCCCTGGTGACGATCCCGTCTCACACGTCTTCGGAGGGCGAGCCCGTCCCCGAGCACAAAGGCAAGGTCAACTCCGCCTTCTCCACCGGCGGACCGTCCGTGACAGTCAAGACGGTCCAAGCAGCCACCGGTGTCACCATCAACCACTACGTGGAGGTCAACTTCTCGGGCTTCCTGAAGATGGTTGACGCTGTAGGCGGCGTTGACGTGTGCCTGAAAAAGCCTCTAGTCGACCAACTGGCCGGGCTCGACTTGCCAGCTGGTAATCAGACGATCCGAGGGCGCCAGGCTCTTGGCTACGTGAGAGCCAGGCACATCGACAACGACTTCGGTCGCGTCCAGCGCCAGCAAACATTCATCGCTGCCATCCTCCAAAAGCTCACTCAGGCCGGCACACTTCTGAACCCGGTGGCGATGAATTCCTTCGTAGACGCGGCGGTGTCTAGCGTCACCACAGACGAGAACCTGTCCGTCGATGTTGTGGCAGCCCTGGCGGCACGGATGGCCGACGTGGACCTGTCAGCGATCAAGTTCACAACCGTCCCAGTTTCAGACGGCAACCACTTCTTCGACGGCGAAAGCACGGTGCTTTGGGACGCTCCGGCTGCCAAGAAGATGTTCGATGCTCTCGCCGCCGACCAGCCGCTGCCGGAGCCGCCCAAGCCCGCAGTCGTCGAAGTGGCACCTGGGGAGATAACAGTGACGCTGGCAGGCGCTGCGGGCGCGCGCTACAAGCAGGCCGTGAGCGACCTGACCAAGGCCGGGTTCGATGTGAGCCAAGCCGGGAGCGGGCAGGCCGTCAAGCAGACGACCATCCGCTATGACCCGCAGTGGCAAAGATCCCTGCACACGCTCAAGGCAGCTTTCCCCAATGCCAAGTTCATCTCAGCGCCTGGCACCGGAGGGACCTTCACGGTTTTGGTCGGCGACGACTACAGCGGCATCGCCCCCGTTCGGGCTGCCGCCACCAGCGTCGAGAACACTGTCAGAACCGCCCGCGACAGCATCTGTTCCTGA
- a CDS encoding glycosyltransferase, which translates to MTGPLVSVITATHAGDDVRHLGEALDSVIAQGHRPIELLVVCDGPVPDDTREMLSQRARDNPWIRVYPLESPSGPAVARNSVLARCRGDFIAILDSDDAMSPTRVSAQIDYLTAHGLDVVASWLAVIDQSGAEQGVREFPVSWSAVRARVPYSCPTANTAVMFRREILPEFHYPEDIRVGEDYRLWVELIRRGRRIGNIPEPLTRYRTGADYFNRRRGLSYAKSDLATKLRALPLVVWWQRPVVVAVAGATFVVRLLPTALFRSVYRVFERVGRGGAA; encoded by the coding sequence ATGACGGGCCCGCTAGTGAGCGTGATTACGGCCACCCATGCCGGAGATGACGTAAGGCACCTAGGCGAGGCTCTGGACAGTGTCATCGCGCAGGGACATCGACCGATCGAACTTCTGGTCGTTTGCGACGGACCCGTGCCGGACGACACGCGTGAGATGCTCTCGCAACGGGCACGCGACAACCCCTGGATCAGGGTGTATCCGCTCGAATCTCCGTCCGGGCCAGCCGTAGCGCGTAACAGCGTCCTGGCTCGGTGCCGAGGGGATTTCATAGCGATCCTTGATTCGGACGACGCGATGTCGCCGACACGGGTGTCCGCTCAGATCGACTATCTGACCGCGCATGGCCTTGATGTCGTCGCATCCTGGCTAGCTGTGATCGACCAGTCTGGCGCCGAGCAGGGTGTGCGCGAATTCCCGGTGTCGTGGAGCGCAGTGCGCGCACGGGTCCCGTACTCGTGTCCAACGGCGAACACCGCTGTGATGTTTCGCCGAGAGATTCTTCCTGAGTTTCACTACCCCGAGGACATACGGGTGGGAGAGGACTACAGGCTGTGGGTGGAGCTGATCCGCCGTGGCCGTCGGATCGGCAACATTCCAGAGCCGCTCACGCGCTATCGCACAGGAGCGGACTACTTCAACAGGCGCCGCGGCTTGTCCTACGCCAAGAGTGATCTGGCAACGAAGCTGCGTGCCCTACCTCTGGTCGTCTGGTGGCAGCGGCCAGTCGTTGTCGCGGTCGCGGGCGCGACCTTCGTCGTGCGGCTGCTGCCCACCGCCCTGTTCCGATCGGTCTACCGGGTGTTCGAGCGGGTCGGGCGGGGTGGCGCCGCGTGA
- a CDS encoding glycosyltransferase, translated as MKIVVVAPVHIYDDIRVFRKEAVTLAQAGHEVILYARTPDGRPLVRDGVTVKPVRHSSRLSRFAQLPALARRVYKERADVYHIHNPDTLPIGFALRHRGCRVIYDTHEDFRSEILLRQWLPTMARRPAAALVAKLERRAGREFDAVIVTQPQLVRRIPEAVVIGNPPLVDAASAELAAEARERWLLAQSADEPLVLGYIGGVSADRGLWRMLDLVAALARSGPARLLLIGPAVNDKALAGARTRPEWRFVDYRGQLPQEEAFAELAKAHLGLILFEDVASHRFVDPNKIYEYLAVGLPFVATAFPGWVERLGAADVGLFVDAGADLAETADKIRALASDRPALAAAGHRAVRFVSAEYSWQANGAPELLRVYD; from the coding sequence GTGAAGATCGTTGTGGTCGCTCCGGTGCACATCTACGACGACATTCGCGTCTTCCGCAAGGAGGCCGTGACTCTGGCTCAGGCCGGCCACGAAGTGATCCTGTACGCGCGCACTCCCGATGGGCGCCCGTTGGTGCGCGACGGGGTTACGGTCAAACCGGTTCGCCACTCAAGCCGACTCAGCCGTTTCGCGCAGCTCCCCGCGCTCGCCCGCCGGGTCTACAAGGAGCGCGCTGACGTCTATCACATCCACAACCCCGACACGTTGCCGATCGGGTTCGCCTTGCGTCATCGCGGATGCCGGGTCATCTACGACACCCATGAAGACTTCCGTTCCGAGATTCTCCTGCGGCAGTGGCTGCCGACGATGGCACGGCGACCCGCGGCAGCTCTTGTGGCCAAGCTGGAACGGCGAGCTGGGCGCGAGTTCGACGCGGTCATCGTCACACAGCCGCAGCTGGTCCGGCGAATACCAGAAGCGGTCGTAATCGGTAACCCTCCTCTTGTGGATGCCGCTTCCGCGGAGCTGGCGGCTGAGGCCCGGGAGCGATGGTTGCTGGCACAGTCCGCCGACGAACCGCTAGTTCTGGGATACATAGGTGGAGTGAGTGCGGACCGGGGACTTTGGCGGATGCTCGATCTGGTCGCCGCGTTAGCCAGGAGCGGACCTGCGCGCCTTCTGCTGATTGGCCCAGCTGTCAACGACAAGGCGTTGGCCGGAGCCAGGACAAGGCCCGAGTGGCGCTTCGTCGATTACCGCGGGCAGCTTCCCCAGGAGGAGGCGTTCGCGGAGCTAGCGAAGGCCCATCTCGGACTCATCCTCTTCGAAGACGTCGCGAGTCACCGGTTCGTCGACCCAAACAAGATCTACGAGTACCTCGCCGTCGGGCTGCCGTTCGTCGCGACAGCGTTTCCGGGCTGGGTGGAGCGCCTGGGAGCGGCCGACGTTGGCCTGTTCGTGGACGCAGGTGCTGACCTAGCCGAGACAGCGGACAAGATTCGGGCCTTGGCTTCCGACCGTCCAGCCCTTGCGGCCGCCGGACATCGCGCAGTCCGCTTCGTTTCCGCCGAGTACTCGTGGCAGGCCAACGGCGCCCCCGAGCTGCTGCGGGTCTATGACTGA